One window from the genome of Desulfatiglans anilini DSM 4660 encodes:
- a CDS encoding DUF6946 family protein, producing the protein MKYIYIPAKNADDWAVLLADPLKHWRTGYSARTLAYSWQNADGFPSEIQTAFSTNELLADIQLLLAIPEHQVPLVGGSRPSQNDIWALARASTGLVSIAVEGKVSEPFGPTLSDWLAEGSKGKASRLAFLRRELNLNETLAGTIRYQLIHRTGAAVIEAKRFGAPHAVMIVHSFSRSREWFQDYEAFALLLRAEVSVNRIVYAGKRAGVHLHIGWVCGNEEYLFR; encoded by the coding sequence TTGAAATATATCTACATACCAGCGAAAAATGCCGATGACTGGGCAGTGCTACTTGCTGATCCTTTAAAACATTGGCGGACCGGATATTCGGCGCGAACACTTGCCTATTCTTGGCAAAATGCAGACGGTTTCCCTTCTGAGATCCAGACAGCATTCTCGACAAACGAGCTGCTTGCCGACATTCAATTATTGCTTGCCATTCCAGAGCATCAGGTCCCTTTGGTCGGAGGATCTAGACCATCCCAAAATGATATATGGGCGCTTGCGAGGGCAAGCACGGGCTTAGTGTCAATCGCTGTAGAGGGAAAAGTTTCTGAGCCGTTTGGTCCAACATTGTCGGATTGGTTGGCTGAAGGATCGAAAGGAAAGGCTTCTCGACTTGCCTTCCTTAGGCGAGAACTTAATCTGAATGAGACGCTCGCTGGCACGATACGATATCAACTCATCCATCGGACTGGGGCTGCTGTGATTGAGGCTAAGCGTTTCGGAGCGCCGCATGCTGTTATGATCGTGCACTCATTCAGTCGGTCGCGTGAATGGTTTCAGGACTACGAGGCGTTTGCATTGTTGCTACGCGCTGAAGTGTCTGTCAATCGTATAGTCTATGCGGGAAAGCGTGCTGGGGTTCATCTCCATATTGGGTGGGTGTGCGGGAATGAAGAATACCTTTTTAGGTAG
- a CDS encoding BglII/BstYI family type II restriction endonuclease, protein MQKENIEIEEMKSEVEYFHCGDQLLRVLNCEIQKVMAIVDSIAWSNSFKYFKNGMIYEHQSGYNKAFAENFINRGRETQPILRSDPKLIGDFRKKLVFVEIQFGNSSALYRDYYKFQYGLANGLLSLAVLIVPSNPSSFFPNRARSVQTGLSEFEVEGSSNIL, encoded by the coding sequence TTGCAGAAAGAGAATATAGAGATTGAAGAAATGAAATCCGAGGTTGAATATTTCCATTGCGGAGATCAATTGCTACGGGTTCTGAATTGCGAAATCCAAAAGGTGATGGCAATCGTTGATTCGATCGCATGGTCCAACTCGTTCAAGTATTTTAAAAATGGCATGATTTACGAACATCAATCTGGTTACAATAAGGCGTTTGCTGAAAATTTTATTAATCGTGGCAGGGAAACACAACCTATATTACGGAGTGATCCGAAGCTGATTGGGGATTTTCGTAAAAAACTTGTTTTTGTTGAAATTCAGTTTGGTAATAGTTCAGCTTTATACCGTGACTATTACAAGTTCCAATACGGCTTGGCTAATGGACTTCTCTCACTTGCGGTTCTCATCGTTCCGTCGAATCCCAGTAGTTTTTTCCCAAATCGAGCCCGAAGTGTTCAAACAGGACTTTCAGAGTTTGAAGTTGAAGGAAGTTCCAATATACTGTAA